The Corynebacterium sp. SCR221107 genome includes the window GGCCGCTTGGACCGCCGACCCCTTTACCCTCACTGAGCGCGACGGGCGCTGGTACGCCCGCGGCGCCGCCGACTGCAAGGGCAACCTGGTCATGCACTTTGCCACCCTGCGCGCGCTCAACGCGCTTGGCGGCACCGACCTGGGCATCAAGTTCCTCGTCGAGGGCTCCGAGGAGCAAGGCGGCGCGGAGCTCTCGCAACTTATCGCCACCCGCCCGGAGCTTTTCGACACCGATGTCATACTCATCGCCGACTCCGGCAACGCCGCCGTGGGCGAGCCGACGCTGACCACCACCCTGCGCGGCGGCGCCCAACTGACCGTTACCATCGACACCCTTCAGGCCGCCGTACACTCGGGTTCCTTCGGCGGCGCCGCCCCGGATGCCGTGGCAGCACTTGTGCGCCTGTTGGACACCCTGCGCGATGAGCACGGCCGCACTGTGATCGACGGCGTGGACACCACCACCAAGTGGCCCGGCACCGGCTACGACCGCGACACCTTCCGCAAGGACGCGGGCCTGCTCGAGGGCACGCAGATCATGGGCACCGAGGACGACGACCCGGCCGACATGGTCTGGGCGCGCCCGGCCGTGTCCATCACCGGTTTTAGCTCGACCCCGGTGGACAAGGCCGTCAACGCCGTGCCCGCCACCGCCTCCGCACGTCTGAACCTGCGCGTTCCCCCGGGACAGGACGCGGCCACTGTCGCCGAGGCGCTGAAGGCACACCTTGAAAACCGCGTGCCGTGGGGCGCCCACATCACGGTCGATGTCGAAGACATCAACCAGCCGTTTAGCGCCACCACCACCGGCCCGGC containing:
- a CDS encoding dipeptidase, with the protein product MTTTDTGTIRAHIEGDREGIWNDLSQITSYNSVHSVPECASDHAAACAWVVENMKKVGLEVTEYPYEGGATTVIGAKPAVGDAPTVLLYSHYDVVPAGDPAAWTADPFTLTERDGRWYARGAADCKGNLVMHFATLRALNALGGTDLGIKFLVEGSEEQGGAELSQLIATRPELFDTDVILIADSGNAAVGEPTLTTTLRGGAQLTVTIDTLQAAVHSGSFGGAAPDAVAALVRLLDTLRDEHGRTVIDGVDTTTKWPGTGYDRDTFRKDAGLLEGTQIMGTEDDDPADMVWARPAVSITGFSSTPVDKAVNAVPATASARLNLRVPPGQDAATVAEALKAHLENRVPWGAHITVDVEDINQPFSATTTGPAITSFASYLREAYGNKELTIIGSGGSIPLCAELLEAVPGAELALFGVEEPQSTIHSPDESVDPSEIIDIAVAETAFLLNYAR